A window of Pusillimonas sp. T7-7 contains these coding sequences:
- a CDS encoding response regulator transcription factor: MRVLVIEDDTTLGHALQEFLVEQGYAVDWLADGDQVLGAVAGQSYDLLLLDLNLPGHSGLDILAKLRAEGEQVPVLILTARDGVEDRVAGLDAGADDYVTKPFDLTELAARVRAFGRRRTGQAQPFIEAGPLLFDTVGREVRGNGERLSLSVREISVLEMLMARAGRVVTKRQIVNSLSAWDADFSENAVEVYVYRLRKRLEGTGASIQTVRGFGYLLDVESTG; encoded by the coding sequence ATGCGAGTTCTAGTTATCGAAGACGACACAACGTTGGGCCATGCCCTGCAAGAGTTTCTGGTCGAGCAAGGCTATGCTGTCGACTGGCTGGCCGACGGTGATCAGGTATTGGGTGCCGTGGCAGGTCAAAGTTATGACTTGCTATTGCTCGACTTGAATCTTCCCGGGCATAGCGGCCTGGATATCCTGGCCAAGTTGCGAGCAGAGGGCGAGCAGGTTCCGGTCCTTATACTTACTGCCCGAGATGGCGTGGAAGACCGTGTGGCGGGACTGGACGCCGGCGCCGACGATTACGTCACCAAACCCTTCGACCTGACTGAGTTGGCCGCCCGCGTGCGTGCCTTTGGCCGTCGTCGTACCGGGCAGGCACAGCCCTTTATCGAAGCCGGTCCTTTGCTGTTCGATACGGTGGGGCGTGAAGTCCGGGGCAACGGCGAAAGGCTATCGCTCTCGGTGCGTGAAATTTCCGTGCTTGAAATGCTCATGGCGCGCGCCGGTCGCGTCGTAACCAAGCGGCAGATCGTCAACTCCCTGTCAGCCTGGGATGCCGACTTCAGCGAGAATGCGGTCGAAGTCTATGTCTATCGCTTGCGCAAGCGCCTTGAGGGCACGGGTGCAAGCATACAAACCGTACGCGGTTTCGGTTATTTGCTTGATGTGGAAAGTACTGGATAA
- a CDS encoding HAMP domain-containing sensor histidine kinase: MWKVLDKFLAAFLPQGSLARHLVLRLFPAVIVLVVLDVSATWVMTRKINFDAWLLRDIFWTMIFSQILLVTIFAWVLISGVRSGLASINRLSHEISQRSVDDLQPLDTAGLPTEVAPLVTHFNDLLLRLDDSMQAQKRFIGHAAHQLRTPLTGLKLESELMLTRNLPDDVRERAERIKSVSDRMIRLGQQLLVLAKADSSTRRPQDSFVRMDLCEWVRVSGAEWIPAARARHVELELIAPEDPVWVDVDTLLLEELLSNLIDNALRYGVGASIIKLRVGANPPSLAVEDNGPGIDPDDAKRVFEAFYRSPRANAGGSGLGLAIVREIARAHGAWWSLISRPDFLGTRITVVFPGPRIGAKLTRQEQE, from the coding sequence ATGTGGAAAGTACTGGATAAATTTCTTGCGGCTTTCCTGCCGCAGGGCTCACTGGCCCGTCATCTGGTCCTGCGCCTCTTTCCGGCCGTTATTGTGCTGGTAGTGCTTGACGTGAGCGCCACATGGGTCATGACGCGCAAAATCAATTTTGATGCTTGGCTGCTGCGCGATATTTTCTGGACCATGATTTTCAGTCAAATATTGCTGGTGACCATTTTCGCCTGGGTGTTGATATCGGGTGTGCGCTCTGGCCTGGCATCCATTAACCGGCTGTCGCATGAAATCAGCCAGCGTTCGGTCGATGATTTGCAACCGCTGGATACAGCGGGCCTGCCTACCGAAGTGGCGCCTCTGGTTACTCATTTCAACGATTTACTGCTTCGGCTGGACGATTCGATGCAGGCGCAGAAGCGTTTTATAGGCCATGCAGCACATCAGCTGCGTACGCCTTTGACCGGTCTGAAGCTGGAGTCTGAATTGATGCTCACGCGCAACTTGCCGGACGATGTGCGTGAGCGTGCCGAGCGAATCAAGTCGGTCAGTGATCGTATGATCAGGCTGGGACAGCAGTTGCTGGTGCTGGCCAAGGCTGATTCAAGTACCCGGCGGCCGCAAGACAGCTTTGTGCGTATGGATTTGTGTGAATGGGTCAGGGTCAGTGGCGCTGAATGGATACCCGCTGCCCGAGCCAGGCATGTCGAACTCGAACTGATTGCACCCGAGGACCCGGTCTGGGTCGATGTCGACACTTTATTGCTCGAAGAGCTATTGAGTAATCTGATCGACAATGCTTTGCGCTATGGTGTTGGCGCCAGCATTATCAAGCTGCGTGTAGGCGCCAACCCGCCTTCGTTGGCTGTCGAGGATAACGGCCCAGGCATTGATCCAGACGACGCCAAGCGAGTGTTCGAGGCGTTTTATCGTTCGCCCCGCGCCAATGCGGGCGGGTCTGGCCTGGGCTTGGCCATCGTGCGGGAAATTGCACGTGCCCATGGCGCCTGGTGGAGCCTGATCAGTCGGCCGGACTTTCTGGGTACGCGCATCACCGTTGTGTTCCCGGGGCCCCGCATAGGCGCCAAACTGACTCGGCAAGAGCAGGAATAG
- the mnhG gene encoding monovalent cation/H(+) antiporter subunit G, translating into MIDTLPIWITIPVALLLIISGVLTLTGSLGLLRLPTFYSRIHAPTLGNTLGVFCVLVASILVSSFLEQRLIVHQILITVFLVITSPVTAMLLMRAGIKRKLREEERLAQQGPIADLASYGNEPEEDKLP; encoded by the coding sequence ATGATCGATACCCTGCCCATCTGGATCACTATTCCCGTTGCACTGCTGCTGATCATCAGCGGTGTCCTGACGCTGACCGGCTCGCTGGGCCTGCTGCGCCTGCCTACCTTCTACTCGCGCATACACGCTCCTACCCTGGGCAACACTCTGGGTGTTTTTTGCGTGCTGGTAGCTTCCATTCTGGTATCTTCTTTTCTGGAGCAACGGCTGATCGTGCACCAGATACTGATTACCGTCTTTTTGGTGATCACCTCTCCGGTGACCGCCATGCTGCTGATGAGGGCCGGCATCAAACGCAAACTGCGCGAAGAAGAAAGACTAGCTCAGCAAGGGCCTATTGCCGATCTTGCCAGCTACGGAAACGAGCCGGAAGAAGACAAGCTCCCTTAA
- a CDS encoding K+/H+ antiporter subunit F, whose translation MNYLLYWSTTFALACFVLGLTFAAVRMLRGPAAVDRVLALDTMYINGMLILLVLGLQFNSSLYFDIALLISLFGFVGSVAMAKFLLRGEVIEP comes from the coding sequence ATGAACTACCTTCTATATTGGTCAACCACCTTTGCACTCGCATGCTTTGTGCTCGGCCTGACATTTGCCGCAGTACGCATGCTGCGCGGCCCGGCCGCGGTAGACCGCGTACTGGCCCTGGACACTATGTACATCAATGGCATGCTGATCCTCCTGGTACTTGGTCTGCAATTCAACTCCAGCCTGTATTTCGATATCGCCCTGCTGATCAGCCTGTTTGGTTTCGTGGGTTCGGTGGCCATGGCCAAGTTCCTTCTGCGTGGCGAGGTCATAGAGCCATGA
- a CDS encoding Na+/H+ antiporter subunit E: protein MRRYLTLLMLPAVLLAIWLLLNDSLSAGQIALGAILAAVLSWAASALRPLRASPKNILIALQLIAHVAIDITKSNIAVARIVWLGPRANVTPGFIKIPLRIHDPHGLAALACIVTYTPGTVWSDYSEQDGMMTLHVLDLKDEAEWLHTIQQRYERPLMEIFE, encoded by the coding sequence ATGAGGCGCTACCTGACACTGCTCATGCTGCCGGCCGTGCTGCTGGCCATCTGGCTCTTGCTGAACGACTCGCTTTCAGCCGGGCAAATTGCCCTGGGCGCTATTCTTGCTGCGGTTCTGTCATGGGCCGCGTCTGCCCTGCGCCCCTTGCGGGCGTCACCTAAAAACATTCTGATCGCGCTGCAGCTGATTGCTCACGTTGCCATCGACATCACCAAATCCAATATTGCCGTGGCACGCATTGTCTGGCTGGGACCACGTGCCAATGTCACTCCGGGATTCATCAAGATCCCTTTGCGCATACATGATCCGCACGGACTGGCGGCCTTGGCCTGCATTGTTACCTACACGCCTGGAACGGTCTGGTCCGACTACTCCGAGCAAGACGGCATGATGACCTTGCACGTGCTGGACCTGAAAGACGAAGCAGAATGGCTGCACACCATACAGCAGCGCTATGAGCGCCCACTGATGGAGATTTTTGAATGA
- a CDS encoding monovalent cation/H+ antiporter subunit D: MNGWLQHLPILPVAVPLVIGALLLLVNDSHRRTRLTLGFLSLTAQACFAVTLFCLSAGYIPSNWPDGVGVYLLGDWPAPFGIVAVVDRLSTIMLLLTAILGAATWVYATARWDRAGAHFHPLFQFLLMGLNGAFLTGDLFNLFVFFEVLLAASYGLMLHGSGRHRVAAGLHYIAINLVASFLLLIAMALIYGVTGTLNMADLAVRAGQLAGAERRLFETGAAVLGIAFLIKAAAWPLNFWLPAAYANACAPVGGIFAIMTKVGIYSLLRIGSLLLPTGAPAAFGGEWMFPAGMATLVFGTIGLLAATQVERQAGYCVIMSSGTLFAALGMPGVTLTGPALFYLISSVLALGALYMLLELVERTQSFGADVLAVSLEAFDLEDPEPADRSDDVVGVAIPAAMAFLGMSYGFCALLIIGLPPTSAFVGKFALLSAALQTSATDTPSFAAWSLVAGMLGSGLIGIIALGRSGIRLFWSSEETVTPRLRISEAAPVGLLILATVALAFWAGPVMHQMEQTANYLDRPASYINAVLSQSPDRAVTGGGL; this comes from the coding sequence ATGAACGGATGGTTGCAGCACTTACCCATTCTTCCCGTTGCCGTACCGCTTGTAATCGGTGCGCTCTTGCTGCTGGTCAACGACTCGCACCGACGCACGCGACTGACATTGGGGTTCCTTTCCCTCACCGCCCAGGCCTGCTTTGCCGTCACGCTGTTCTGTCTGTCGGCAGGCTATATACCGAGCAACTGGCCCGATGGCGTGGGCGTTTATTTGCTGGGCGACTGGCCGGCTCCGTTCGGCATCGTGGCCGTGGTCGATCGGCTGTCGACTATCATGCTGCTCTTGACCGCAATACTGGGCGCCGCAACCTGGGTCTACGCTACGGCACGCTGGGATCGCGCCGGCGCGCACTTTCACCCATTGTTCCAGTTTTTGCTTATGGGGCTGAACGGCGCTTTCCTGACTGGTGACCTGTTCAATCTGTTCGTCTTCTTTGAAGTACTGCTGGCGGCGTCCTACGGGCTGATGCTGCATGGGTCAGGCCGCCATCGCGTTGCCGCCGGACTGCACTATATTGCAATCAATCTGGTGGCGTCTTTCCTGCTGCTGATAGCCATGGCCCTGATCTACGGCGTCACCGGCACCCTGAACATGGCCGACCTGGCGGTACGGGCAGGACAGTTGGCAGGTGCTGAACGGCGCCTGTTTGAAACTGGCGCCGCCGTTCTTGGTATAGCCTTCCTGATCAAGGCCGCCGCATGGCCGCTCAACTTCTGGCTGCCGGCAGCCTACGCCAATGCCTGTGCCCCTGTAGGGGGTATTTTCGCGATCATGACCAAGGTAGGCATCTATTCCCTGCTGCGCATAGGGTCCCTTCTTTTGCCCACCGGCGCTCCGGCGGCCTTTGGTGGCGAATGGATGTTCCCCGCAGGCATGGCCACTCTGGTTTTCGGAACCATCGGTCTGCTGGCTGCTACGCAAGTGGAGCGCCAGGCCGGTTACTGCGTCATCATGTCGTCGGGCACCTTATTCGCGGCATTGGGCATGCCCGGCGTCACCCTGACCGGGCCGGCCTTGTTCTACCTGATCAGCTCAGTACTGGCACTGGGTGCGCTCTACATGCTGCTGGAGCTTGTCGAGCGCACGCAGTCCTTCGGCGCAGATGTGCTTGCCGTCAGTCTTGAAGCCTTTGATCTGGAAGATCCCGAACCGGCCGACCGTTCTGATGATGTCGTGGGTGTAGCCATTCCCGCTGCCATGGCCTTTCTGGGCATGTCCTACGGTTTCTGCGCACTGCTGATTATCGGGCTGCCGCCCACTTCCGCCTTTGTTGGAAAATTCGCGCTCTTGTCGGCTGCCTTGCAAACCTCAGCCACCGACACGCCTTCTTTCGCGGCTTGGTCGCTGGTCGCCGGCATGCTGGGTTCAGGACTGATCGGTATTATCGCCCTGGGTCGCAGCGGCATACGTCTGTTCTGGAGCTCAGAAGAAACGGTTACGCCACGCCTGCGTATCAGCGAAGCCGCGCCGGTCGGTTTACTAATACTGGCCACGGTCGCTTTGGCTTTCTGGGCCGGTCCCGTCATGCACCAGATGGAACAAACCGCCAACTACCTGGATCGTCCGGCATCCTATATCAATGCCGTGCTGTCGCAAAGCCCAGACAGGGCCGTCACCGGAGGCGGCCTATGA
- a CDS encoding Na+/H+ antiporter subunit C produces MEIVLAIAIGVLAGSGIWLLLRPRTFQVIMGLTLISYAVNLFIFAMGRVTLGAPPVIQTGWAADASQYADPLPQALVLTAIVIGFATTALFLVVLLASRGLSDTDHVDGRESRQ; encoded by the coding sequence ATGGAAATCGTCCTTGCCATTGCCATAGGAGTGCTGGCCGGATCGGGCATATGGCTGCTGCTGCGGCCCCGTACCTTTCAAGTCATCATGGGGCTGACGCTGATTTCATATGCCGTCAATCTGTTCATCTTTGCCATGGGGCGCGTCACGCTTGGCGCACCGCCAGTCATCCAGACCGGCTGGGCCGCCGACGCCAGCCAGTATGCCGACCCCTTGCCTCAGGCGCTGGTGTTGACCGCCATTGTTATCGGTTTTGCGACCACCGCGCTGTTTCTGGTGGTACTGTTGGCCTCGCGCGGCTTATCGGATACCGACCACGTTGATGGCAGGGAGAGCCGCCAATGA
- a CDS encoding monovalent cation/H+ antiporter subunit A yields MSLVFILVLPFAGSVIAALLPSNARKLEAWLAGFVAVMCSILVFIQLPGVFDGHVIKTVTPWMPSLGVDFSLRMDGYSWLFSMIITTMGALIVLYARYYLSPQDPVPRFFSFFLAFMGSMLGVVLSGNLIQLVVFWELTSLSSFMLIAYWHHRLDARRGARMSLTITGAGGLCLLGGVLMLGHVVGSYDLDAVLASGDLIRNHPWYTAILVLVALGALSKSAQFPFHVWLPNAMAAPTPVSAYLHSATMVKAGVFLLARFWPVLAGTDEWAYIIGGAGLCSLVLGAYAATFQMDMKGVLAYSTISHLGLITLLLGLNSKLALVAAIFHMINHATFKASLFMAAGIVDHETGTRDLSRLSGLYRSMPITAALAVVAAASMAGVPLLNGFLSKEMFFAETVFASGNDFSRYGLPLAAIIASAFSVAYSLRFVIQVFFGPPPRDLPRAPHEPPLRMLIPSAILVLTCLVVGILPSFTVGPFLHNAALSILGEATPEYDLRVWHGFNLPLAMSFLALIGGILLLWLLRHRHRSRPGKAPLIYRLDGRRTFDLVLEGLDAVADFLLAWTRSSRLQPQLLLIVLCTFFVAMLPLLHGGWLKPEVSTPIDPFFALMWVAGGACAIGAARLAKYHRAVSLLLSGGAGLVTALTFAWLSAPDLALTQLAVEVVTMVLILLGLRWLPPRVEGDDEQPVLQSKVRAFIRRFRDLIIAVISGAGLSAIAYAVLTRPHPAGISSFFVEQSIPLGGGANVVNVILVDFRGFDTFGEITVLGIVALTVYALLRRFRPPPETMSLPKARQKLPPKDKLLDRFADPDPTTLVPDGVMKLPAVLVRLLLPIAALISLYFLIRGHNLPGGGFVGGLIMATAIILQYMVGGVIWVEARPRIHPQYWIALGLLAAGTAAMSVWWAAKPFLAAISWNVALPVIGHIHVSTVLLFDIGVYMLVVGATVLMLVALAHQSLRLYRKPAAGALAQAAPVQGNTP; encoded by the coding sequence ATGTCGCTTGTATTTATCCTAGTCCTGCCCTTCGCGGGCAGCGTCATTGCTGCGCTGCTACCTTCAAATGCGCGCAAGCTCGAGGCATGGCTGGCGGGTTTTGTTGCCGTCATGTGCAGCATTCTGGTATTCATCCAGCTTCCGGGTGTATTCGACGGGCACGTGATCAAGACAGTCACGCCCTGGATGCCCAGCCTTGGCGTCGATTTCAGCTTGCGCATGGATGGCTATTCGTGGCTGTTTTCCATGATCATCACGACCATGGGCGCCCTGATCGTCCTTTACGCACGCTACTACCTGTCGCCGCAAGACCCTGTCCCCCGCTTCTTTTCATTTTTCCTGGCCTTCATGGGCTCGATGCTGGGCGTGGTGCTGTCCGGCAACCTGATCCAACTCGTGGTGTTCTGGGAACTCACCAGCCTCTCGTCGTTCATGCTGATCGCCTACTGGCATCATCGGCTGGATGCACGCCGCGGCGCGCGCATGTCGCTGACCATAACCGGGGCCGGCGGCTTGTGCCTGCTGGGCGGGGTGCTGATGCTGGGACATGTGGTGGGCAGCTACGACCTTGACGCCGTGCTGGCCTCGGGCGATCTTATTCGCAATCACCCCTGGTATACCGCCATTTTGGTGCTGGTGGCTTTGGGCGCCCTGAGCAAAAGCGCGCAATTTCCTTTTCACGTATGGCTGCCCAATGCCATGGCGGCGCCAACACCCGTCTCGGCCTATCTGCACTCAGCCACTATGGTCAAAGCCGGGGTATTCCTTTTGGCCCGCTTTTGGCCCGTCTTGGCGGGTACGGACGAATGGGCCTACATCATAGGCGGAGCGGGCCTGTGTTCGCTGGTGCTGGGCGCCTATGCGGCAACTTTCCAGATGGACATGAAAGGCGTACTGGCCTATTCAACCATCAGTCATCTGGGCCTGATCACGTTGTTACTGGGCCTGAACAGCAAGCTGGCGCTGGTGGCGGCCATCTTCCATATGATCAACCATGCCACTTTCAAGGCTTCGTTGTTCATGGCAGCCGGCATCGTCGACCACGAAACGGGCACACGCGACCTGAGCCGGCTCTCGGGGCTTTACCGCAGCATGCCGATTACAGCGGCTCTTGCCGTGGTGGCGGCGGCATCCATGGCTGGTGTACCACTGCTCAATGGCTTTCTTTCCAAAGAAATGTTCTTTGCCGAAACCGTTTTTGCCAGCGGTAACGACTTCAGCCGATATGGCTTGCCCCTGGCCGCCATCATTGCCAGCGCCTTCAGCGTAGCTTACTCGCTGCGCTTCGTGATCCAGGTGTTTTTTGGCCCGCCGCCACGCGACCTGCCCCGCGCACCTCATGAACCACCGCTGCGCATGCTGATCCCCAGCGCCATCCTGGTCCTGACCTGCCTGGTGGTGGGCATCTTGCCCAGCTTCACCGTGGGACCCTTCCTGCACAATGCCGCGCTGTCCATTCTTGGCGAGGCAACTCCCGAATACGACCTGCGTGTATGGCATGGCTTCAATCTGCCATTGGCCATGAGCTTCCTGGCGCTTATAGGCGGCATACTCCTGCTCTGGCTATTGCGCCATCGGCATCGCTCGCGGCCTGGTAAGGCACCGCTCATCTATCGTCTCGACGGCCGCCGAACCTTCGACCTGGTGCTGGAAGGTCTTGATGCCGTAGCCGACTTCCTGCTTGCCTGGACCCGCTCATCACGACTGCAGCCCCAACTGCTGTTGATCGTGCTATGCACCTTTTTTGTAGCCATGCTGCCGCTGCTGCATGGTGGTTGGCTAAAGCCCGAGGTGTCAACACCCATAGACCCCTTCTTCGCGCTGATGTGGGTCGCGGGCGGGGCCTGTGCCATAGGTGCTGCTCGCCTGGCAAAATACCACCGTGCCGTTTCCCTGCTATTGTCGGGCGGAGCCGGCCTGGTCACCGCCCTGACCTTTGCATGGCTTTCAGCGCCCGACCTGGCCCTGACTCAGCTGGCCGTTGAAGTCGTGACCATGGTGTTGATATTGCTCGGCCTGCGCTGGCTGCCGCCGCGAGTCGAGGGCGACGACGAGCAACCCGTGCTGCAGAGCAAGGTGCGAGCTTTCATACGGCGTTTTCGCGACCTGATCATTGCCGTCATCAGCGGCGCCGGCCTGTCGGCCATTGCGTATGCCGTGCTGACACGCCCTCACCCGGCGGGCATCTCATCATTCTTTGTCGAGCAGTCCATCCCGTTGGGCGGCGGCGCCAATGTCGTCAACGTCATTCTGGTCGACTTCCGCGGTTTCGATACCTTTGGCGAAATCACCGTGCTGGGAATTGTGGCACTGACCGTCTACGCCTTGCTGCGCCGCTTCCGTCCGCCACCCGAAACAATGAGCTTACCCAAGGCTCGCCAGAAACTGCCTCCTAAAGACAAGTTGCTCGACAGATTTGCCGATCCCGATCCCACGACCTTGGTTCCGGACGGCGTCATGAAACTGCCCGCCGTGCTGGTACGCCTGCTGTTGCCCATAGCCGCACTGATTTCGCTGTACTTCCTGATACGCGGACACAACCTGCCCGGCGGCGGCTTCGTAGGCGGACTGATCATGGCCACCGCCATTATCCTGCAATACATGGTGGGCGGGGTTATCTGGGTCGAAGCACGGCCCCGCATACATCCGCAATACTGGATAGCTCTGGGCCTACTGGCTGCAGGCACGGCTGCCATGTCGGTATGGTGGGCAGCCAAACCCTTCCTGGCGGCCATCAGCTGGAACGTCGCACTGCCTGTTATCGGTCATATACATGTGTCTACCGTATTGCTGTTTGATATTGGTGTGTACATGCTGGTCGTGGGCGCCACTGTATTGATGCTTGTCGCACTGGCACACCAGTCGCTCAGGCTGTATCGCAAACCGGCTGCAGGCGCCTTGGCGCAAGCAGCCCCCGTACAAGGAAACACCCCCTGA
- the hemN gene encoding oxygen-independent coproporphyrinogen III oxidase, with protein MSAQQSTINDNTVLFPDIEISESLIRRYDSSGPRYTSYPTADRFTAGFAEADYLGYLAQRANAANNPLLSVYVHLPFCESLCYFCACNKIITQDHGRSAEYLRYLDKEMELVAGSLGSDRKTGQLHLGGGTPTFLSSAELTQLMDSLRRHFEFTSDAELGVEIDPRTVNDKTLNMLSGLGFNRTSFGVQDFDPDVQAAVNRIQPLAMVEAALNASRQAGFESVNIDLIYGLPKQTLASFNHTLDKVLHLSPDRIALYNYAHLPSRFKAQRLIKAEDLPSAEERLQIFLMSIRRLLEAGYVYIGLDHFAKPDDELNKARMDKSLHRNFQGYTTRAEYDMVGFGVSAIGKVGRSYSASVRSLNAYYAHLDEGRLPIERGFELTDDDVLRRQIIMTLMCSMPLDYQAIRQEHGIDFASYFQTELERLAQFEEAGLLTKDDNSLCITPKGRLFVRAIGMVFDKYLGRPTVSTYSKLI; from the coding sequence ATGAGCGCCCAGCAGTCCACCATCAACGACAACACTGTCTTGTTTCCAGATATAGAGATTTCCGAATCCTTGATCAGGCGCTACGATAGTTCCGGTCCGCGCTATACCTCGTATCCCACCGCTGACCGGTTCACTGCCGGTTTTGCCGAGGCCGATTACCTGGGCTACCTGGCACAGCGCGCCAATGCCGCGAACAACCCCTTGTTGTCGGTTTACGTTCACTTGCCTTTTTGCGAATCGCTTTGCTATTTCTGTGCCTGTAACAAGATCATCACCCAGGATCACGGCCGCTCGGCTGAATACCTGCGCTATCTGGACAAAGAAATGGAGCTGGTGGCCGGCAGCCTGGGATCGGATCGCAAGACCGGGCAGTTGCATCTTGGAGGCGGCACGCCCACATTTTTAAGTTCTGCCGAACTGACACAACTGATGGATTCCCTGCGCCGGCATTTCGAGTTCACGTCCGATGCCGAACTGGGTGTCGAGATCGACCCACGTACCGTCAACGACAAAACTCTGAATATGCTGTCAGGCCTGGGTTTTAACCGTACCAGCTTTGGTGTGCAGGATTTTGATCCTGACGTGCAGGCTGCCGTCAACCGTATCCAGCCGCTGGCCATGGTCGAAGCAGCGCTGAACGCCAGCCGCCAGGCAGGCTTCGAGTCGGTGAATATCGACCTGATCTACGGCTTGCCCAAACAGACGCTGGCCAGTTTCAACCATACTCTGGATAAAGTTCTGCACCTGTCGCCCGATCGCATTGCCTTGTACAACTACGCCCATTTGCCCTCGCGTTTCAAGGCACAGCGCCTGATCAAGGCCGAAGACCTCCCTTCCGCCGAAGAGCGTCTGCAAATTTTCCTGATGTCCATAAGGCGGCTGCTCGAAGCCGGTTATGTCTATATAGGCCTGGACCACTTCGCCAAGCCCGACGATGAGTTGAACAAGGCGCGCATGGATAAAAGCCTGCATCGCAATTTCCAGGGCTACACGACGCGGGCCGAATACGATATGGTTGGTTTCGGCGTGTCGGCCATAGGCAAGGTGGGCCGTTCGTATAGCGCGTCCGTTCGTTCTCTGAATGCCTATTATGCTCATCTGGACGAAGGCCGCCTGCCTATAGAAAGAGGTTTTGAACTGACTGACGACGATGTGTTGCGCCGTCAGATCATCATGACCCTGATGTGCAGCATGCCACTCGATTACCAGGCCATCAGGCAAGAGCATGGCATTGACTTCGCAAGTTATTTCCAGACTGAGCTCGAACGCCTGGCGCAGTTTGAAGAAGCCGGCCTGCTGACCAAGGATGACAACAGTTTGTGTATTACGCCCAAGGGCCGCCTGTTTGTGCGAGCCATCGGGATGGTGTTCGACAAGTATCTGGGACGGCCAACCGTATCGACTTACTCTAAGCTGATCTAG
- a CDS encoding YbaN family protein codes for MIKILFNVVGTLALILAILGIFLPLLPTTPFLLLASACYLRGSERLHRWLMSNRTLGPYLSNLQAGRGIPLRGKIIALTLMWASLAFSAWYVPLPWVRLLLLIPGIGVTIYLLRMKTLEHGR; via the coding sequence GTGATCAAAATTCTGTTCAATGTTGTCGGCACGCTGGCCCTGATTCTGGCCATACTTGGCATATTCCTGCCCTTGCTGCCTACAACGCCCTTCCTGCTCCTGGCCTCGGCCTGCTATCTGCGCGGCTCTGAACGCCTGCACCGCTGGCTGATGAGCAACCGGACATTGGGGCCGTACCTAAGCAATCTGCAGGCGGGCAGGGGCATACCCCTGCGCGGCAAGATCATCGCCCTGACCTTGATGTGGGCATCCCTGGCCTTTTCAGCCTGGTATGTGCCCTTGCCCTGGGTACGGCTACTACTACTGATTCCCGGCATAGGTGTGACCATTTACCTGCTTAGGATGAAAACGCTGGAGCATGGTCGGTAG